In Arvicanthis niloticus isolate mArvNil1 chromosome 11, mArvNil1.pat.X, whole genome shotgun sequence, the genomic window TTGTGACATGGAGCTAGGgacaaactcaggccctcaggccTGCCCAGCAGGCTCTACCAACTGAACATCTCTGAACCCTAGTGGGGggtattcttttattgttctttcCTGTCATTTTGCCTAGaactttgtaaaaatattttaaagggataTGTAGTAATATTTATTAAACTTTAAGCTTTTGCTGTTTTGAAACTCACCAGTATTTTTGAAGGTAACTTGTATGTTTTTTGGCAACTTAATGTAAAAAAAGAATCatagatttaattttttgataaatgattttttttgcttGAAATTAGGAATTGAAGAATTTTTAACAACAAATAAGAATcctgattatattttaaaaaagaaaaaaaaagactcactcATAAAGTTTCCAAgtctctattttatatatttttaaaattgacagCCATTTgaatatgaaacattttaatgaggtttttaaatagtattttcttAGCTAGGTGtggcagtacatgcctttaatcccactccTAAGAGGGCTATAAAGCAAACAGCCTCCCAAATATTATGgatactttattttactttttaaaaaagatttatttatttattttatgtatgtgagtacactgtcactgtcttcagacacaccagaagacagcattggatcccattacagatggttgtgagctaccatgtggttgctgggaattgaactcaggacctcagtcagatcagtcagtgctcttaacctcttgaAAGGGGTTGCTGTTGCAGTTTTTTTCATATATAGTATgatttcaaaaccaaaaaaaaaaaaaaaacaaaaaaaaaatcagggtcaGATGGTTAGTCTGTATCTCCCAAAAgcagaggaagagatgaagcaaCAAGTGACAAATGGGCCACTGAGTTGCCAAAGGTTGTTAAGAAgtgtatttcctttcttcctgtatttTCCCTATAGTAGAAACTGTTGTATATGAAGGGAAAATTGAATATGTTTTAATCCCAGGGTCAATCAAGTGACCAGTGCCAATTAATATGCTCCTGAGGATACAGTTTCATCATGTCCCCAGAGAGTTCTTTAATAGACACCCAGGGTTTATTAAACCAACtctgtatacattttattttcttggacTTTTTTAGAGTGCTTGATCTGAAACATTGTGTGGATgctaaatctttttatttttattagtaaattGTTACTCGGAAGCCATATTGTAGTTTCTTTCTTATATAGATGATGCTTATGAACTCTAATCGGTGTGGTTCTCACATGTTACTGGAGAATGACCTGGGTCAGGGGTAGATCTTTGTTGTGATTCAACTGAACGGTTGTGGTGAGCAGTCAGAAATCCCTTCGACTTGACACGCCGTGTTTGCCAGTGTGTGGTGGGTTGGGCACTATAGGCTCATACCTTGGAAAGCTTGGTCCCTGGTTGGTAAAACTGTTTTGGAAAACATTAGGaagtggccttgttagaggagatACATCACTGGGGATGGGCCTAATGGTTCCCGAAGCCTACACCAGGTCCATTCccactctctgcctccagcttgtagagaagatgtaagctctcagccacTGCACCAGCATCatctctgcctgcctgctaccataCTCCTTGACATAATGGCCATGGACTCACCTTTTGAAACTAATGAAactccagttaaatgctttctttttctaagttgtcTTGGCCATTGAGTCTATTCACATCAACAGAACAGTCATTAAGATAcagtcttctttttgttttaggttttcaaTCAGCTTGGGTCCGTGTTAAAAACCTGTGACATTTCAATACACCTTGTAGAGGTGAGCCAAAAgttaagtgagattcaagcactGACACTGACTGAAGAGAAGGTCCCTTTGGAGAGAGATGCTGAATCCCTGGTGTACATGAAAGGTGTCACGAAGTCTGGGATTCCAATCTCCTGGTACCGAGACCTGAAAGATGTTCCTAAAGGTATAACTTCACATTGTCTAAAGGCAGAACATTGGTCAGAACTCTCCACAGCTGGGACAGCTGACCAGCTTTTTACTACAGTTTCACAGTTACCACTGCCAAGTCCCTTACCTGCAGAGAATAGTGGACTAGTCTTTTTCTACCAAAGAACATGACAACAGAAGATCACTTAACATTAAGGAGTGAGATTTCATATCATTTTATAGAAACCCAAAATGTAAATTTCCTCTGTACTCTGTATATTTCTCTTATCTAAGATAGTACTGAAGCAGTTGAAGAAAGTGATCGTAGATGGGTTTAGTCATTAATCTTTTGAAAAATCTGTACTTGCTCGAAGGCAAGCAAGGTGTGGTGGTTTTACTAGTCTACAAGTCTTTGACAGTGTGGAGACAAGATCCTCAGTAAGACACCAAAGCATTTTCTGGCCTGAAGTTCACTTCTTTCTCAGATGACAAATTTGATTCTCATTGTTCTTGGATTTAGTGATGAATAGAAGACTTTTAGCTGATCATGGTATTTCAGTTCTCAGGCCATTATGTGCAAAACGAGGAGGAACTGTTTGTATGCTGTTCAGTGAGCTTCCCTTAGAGCAgcgattcttttttttttttttttttttttcttttctttttggtttttcgagacagggtttctctgtgtaagcctggctgtcctggaactcactctgagagcagcggttcttaacctgtgggttgagacctcTTTGGGGATTTAACAACCCTTTTATAGGGGTTGCATATCTGATATTCTGTAATCtgatatttataattcataacagtagcaaaactgaagttatgaagtagcaatgaaataattttatgtttggggtcaCAACATGGGGAGCTGTAttgaagggtctcagcattaggaaggttgagaaccactggcctagatgGAGGTATGGAAGCATCCCAGGTTTCAGTGCTGAAGAATcaggcactttttttttaaatggttaatGTTCAATAGTTAATTGTTTTGAAATGCCAAAtcattattgtttttcttgtacTTTTAAACAGGATACAGCTTTTATCTCGCACATGAGTTTTTTGATGTTCTTCCTGTGCATAAATTTCAGGTATTGTTGGGAAAGTCGTGTTTATGACTAATCAATGGCCTTAAAGCTGCACTAGTGAACATGGTGCTTACCCACTGCTTGCTCAAGTTAGGATTCTGTGGGATTCTCATGCCTATGATTGAGAAGTGAAATATCAACCAGGATCTTATTCTCCTGGAAACATTGCTGTGGATTCTTAGTTTTGGGTGAGAACATGAGAATGCACTATGGGAATGACTGTGTCATGAGGGTTCACTGATAAGTGCTTACAGTACAAGACTAGAATTTTCCTGTATCTGTTCTGTGAGAATCTGGGTTTAGGGATTGCCTGCATCCATGGCAACTTCTGAGGCTAAGAGTAAATCTCATACAATGTAGTCATTTGTCACAGAAGTGCCTGCTTGCTTATGCTGGGTGTGACTTGgtctctgtgcagccctgtgcTGCTGGCTCCTCCTCTAGCTCTATTTGTTATTCCTTCATCAGAACATCATGGTTTAAGTGCTTGCGAAtacttatttttatctattttctttagaaaacaccACATGGATGGAGAGAGGTGTTTGTTGATGTTGACCCACAAACTTCTGACAAACTGAGGTTCGTCTTGGCACCTTGTGCGACCCCTGCAGAAGCCTTCATACAAGTATGAATTTGAGCTTTTCTTCTAAGCTTATATTACTGCAGAATAGTCCAGTCTGTTTTCCTAGTTGCCAGTTTAGCTTCTTCCAGTGGGAAGCTGGAGCACAGCACGTGAGGTGCTTTGTGGTGGCAGTCATCATGGTAGTCCCATGGGCTATGCTCTCTCTCATGTGTCATCTTGTTATGTAGGAAGATGGAGCTTGTAAGCATTTATTCAGCCAAGTGCCCTCCTCTGTTCCCAGATGATGAATGATGCCATCATTTTCTTAACAGGAAATCTTCCCTGTGTGAAGCCTGTGTACTGCAGTAGCCACTGAGATACTGAGCAGCATGTTGTGTTCTGTGTTTTCATTACTGTCATGCTGTTGGGTTATACTCGAACCCAGACCTACCTTTGACCCCACACTGTGAACAGATTAACTGctgttttctcttgcttttaaGGAATGGTTCCCAGAGCTATCTTGGGACtgcacttaattttaaaaaaaattgcttttatttaatatattggtgtttcacctgcatgtttgtgtgagggtgaTGGTTCCTTgacactggaattatagatggttgtgaactgttacatgagtgctgggaatggaaccgaAATTCTCTGgaagagtgctcttaactgccaagccatccgTTTAGCTCCAGGGCTATGTTTAAATGTCCCCAAATAGCACTTGCTTCTCAGGAATATCTGagctttccatttattttcttttttccacccCAGAGATCTTAATTAAGAACTTCCTaaagttttcagttttaaaaacagGTTAAAGTCCACCTTGAAAGACCCAAGTTCTGTATACTGAAAAGGGTGTCATGTGAAACACTGGCTAGACCATATTCGAGTTGAATTCATTGTAACTAAGAAATGTTCACTGTAGAAATGTGGAAGACCCTAAGGAAGCAGCTCTTCTGAGTGATGTCATGAGTCTAACTCTTCCCTCACCAGCGTGATGAAAGAAGGGAGCATGTGGAAGTATGTCCGGATGCTGGAGTTATCATCCAGGAACTGTCCCAGCGCATTGCATCAACTGGAGGTGCTGCCCTGATTGCAGATTATGGTCACGATGGAACAAAGACAGACACCTTCAGAGTATGTGTCACACAGGGCATGCTTtagtatgtgtctatgtgtcacACAGGGCATGCTTTATCAGCGTCTCTTTGTTAGAGCTGACGTTCACTGAATAGTTGTCTTAGCTTAGCGTTTATGGTGTTTAACTTTGTTgcattcatctttaaaaaaattagtgttaATCATGCTGTTACAGCTACCCATAATTTCAGATCTTACAGTCATCCTTAGCTCAGAGCCTGGATATGCATTGAGCCTAGGAAGCATGGGAATAATATAAATTTTGGGAAAGATTCTCTTCACATTAATGTTTCAACCCtgccttcattaaaaaaaaaaaaaaaaaaaaaaaaaaaagctactttgCATGTTTAACCTAGCTACTGCAAACTGTTTTaccatatttttctttccagatattttctgatattttctttcacctttcctaaacattcttttgaaatgttctttAAATATGATTAACTATGTAACTACTGAATAGTCTTTAACTGAAATACATTTAGCCAGAGgctgttactcattttttatatcattggttctttctttctaactctattaCTGTTAGGGATTTTTGCtgcgtggtggtgcacgcctttagtcccagcacttgggaggcagaggcagatggatctctgagttcaaggtcatctggtctacagagtgagttctaggatagctagggctccacagagaaactgccttgaaaaatgaaaaccaaccaaccaaaaaggaATTCTGAACTGGAAGACTGTTCTCTAGCCTTCCCTCTAGGATTATGGTAGAGCAGCTCTGCGTGGAGCACACGCCATCTTCTCAGGCTTTGTTAACTAAACTGCCTGGGCTCTGATAGCCAGAACTTGCCCACAGCATTAATGGGAATGCTAAATGGCTGTATGTTAAAGGTAACGTCCTTAGGCATTCCAACCTCATATATTCTACTGGGTTTTCCATGTGTTACTTTGTTTGAAGAAAGGATGTTACTGCATAGAGACTTAGgacatacttttctttttaacactgaCAATGTAACAAATGGATTAGTAGGAtatcctttctgtactctcaataatgttaaataaaacagtaaaaactATTCTTTTTCCTCAAGGGGTTTTGTGGACACCAGCTTCACGATGTTTTGGTTGCTCCTGGAACAGCAGACCTGACAGCTGATGTGGACTTCAGTTACCTTCGCAGAATGGCACAAGGAAAAGTAGCCTCTCTGGGTCCAGTGGAACAACGAACATTTCTAAAAAACATGGGCGTTGATGTCCGGCTGAAGGTAATGGTTTATCTCACTAACACTGAATAtcttaatttcaaaaaattatttaaattgagCTCTACTGCCTTTAATGCTGTTGTAGCGAGCAGGCCCCCGTGTAGTTTCTGCACAAGCGAGAGCTTGGGTGTAGTACAGCTTGCCAAATTTCTATGTGAGGCTGAGACTCCCAAGAAAAGCACGTTCATGGGTATGGATTTATAACTCCTCTTCCAAGGACAGGTAACTGTTGTTACAGAGCAGATCACCTGGGATATCTGCTAAAGATGCAGATGTACACCTGTGTTCGGAACACAGCATTCTACAGTTATAGGCCGCTGTGATCACATCTGGGGAACTGCTGTACTGATCATTACATCATTAGTGCTGCACTGGGGCATTCTTTCTTCTGGTGATGTTTGTTTCATTAAAGGCCTTTCTCCCTTCAGGTTCTTTTGGATAAAGCAAGGGAGCCATCCATGAAGCAGCAGCTCCTTCAGGGGTATGATATGTTAATGAATCCTCAGAAGATGGGAGAAAGATTTAACTTCTTTGCCTTGCTACCTCATCAGAGACTTCATGGGGGAGGTCAAGAAAGGAATGCCTGCCAGTCAGAACCCCCCACATCCTCTGTAGCTGGGTTTGATGAACTTGTTTGGCAGTGATATTTCAGCTTGGACTTTTTATTCCTCAGTAGgccttaaaaatcaaaataaaagaaattcactTTGCATACTGAAGGTTACATAAGTATTCAAACTAATATCTCTTTTCAGTCAATAAAAATAgtgttttatataaatacaatcaAAATGGTAGAATGTTAAAGGTTATAACTAACTCTTGGTATAATAGTTTTCAATCCAGTAAAGTAGTTTATTgtgaaattgttttcttaatcaacttactgtatttcattttttaaaaacacatgtgAGCACTGATTGGTTtgctagaaactggaaataagATAAATGACCATTTACAGCGATCCAGGTCCACAGATCTGGAGTCTCAAAGGGTAAAAAGCAGTGCATTCTGTTAGAAGGCTCTCTTAGGTTTGGTAAGTGGAAGAAGTCAGATGTGAGTTTCTGGAGTTAAGATCCTGTTTTTGCTGAAGGAAATAATTAACTGAATATGCCAGTATAGATGTAGTTTTCTGTTCTGTGGTGTGCACAGATGAAGAGTGACTGGGAAGAAGCCGCAGTTCACCACTCTGGAAGCAGGATTCAGAAGGGTCACATACACTTCTGTGCATGGATGAAAGTAAAGactgataaacattttaaagaagtaatAAGTAAAagttatagtttaaaaaaaaactgcagcaAATCTGACCTTTACTGGAATAGGAATTAAGAGTAATGTTAACTATTCAGGAGGAACGATTTCCTAAGCTGAGTTCATTCTGTTGTATTTTCAGATAAGTACACAATTTCAGTTCTGTattaacttgctctgtagaacttTTCTGTAAATGGGCAATCCTGGGAAGTGACTATCAGCAGCACAATTCTATGAGGAGCTTAGACAGGCATGGTATTAGCCATGTCTCAGCCCCATGGCTTCACTGCATTGTAAAGTCATTGGTGGAGTGGTATGTCACTGATTTATTTATTCCTGCTTCTGCTTAGCTGAGAATGGCGTTAATATTCTGTGTCTTAGTCTGTAAGAACAGAAGGAATGAGGCCGTATTTAGTTGGTGTGTTATGGTCTATGCACATTTCAGCTGCAGCACCTATGGTTTTAGTATGTACTCTGTGACCACATTTAGGGCATTACATTTACATGTGAAGATCTACagctggtgtttttttttttttcccctccattgCTCTCCAACCTTGTTTTTGAAACAGCATCTTTCTCTGAACTCATACCTCTTTAATTTTACCAAAGATTTCATCTCTGGCCCTTCTGCAGCAATGTCTTacttggggttacaggcacaccaTGGGTGCTTAGGATCCAATCTGAAGCTCTTCTGTTTGTGCAGCAGGTACGGTATCTTCTGAGCCCATTCCCCCAGCCCTATACCCTTCTTCATGCTCTGTTCTGCTTTTCTATCTCTATAGCCACTGTTTCATGTGTTTTTTGTCAAAATTCTCAAAACTGTCCTATTAGTCAGGCCCAGGGAAAATATTATAGCTAAATAAAACTCTCTTGAGATCCCTGTACTAGAGATGGTCTAAGGTTTTCACATAGGAAAGTATGGTAAtagagaaatacattttattatcaaGTTTTAAGAATATTTACAAAAAGTGGGatgtaacaaaatatataaaatgtactaAACAGTGTCATTATACACTACTTTGAAAACTGTCACATGTTTCTAAGAAACAATTACTTTTTATGCAAACACAGCTTGGTtttaagacaaagacaaaaagtaaTTCAGGTTAAACAGTGGAGTGGTTACTCAACTCCGGACTCTGACAGTGCCTTTACAGTCTCTCGTTAAACAGCACAGGGCTTCAACAAAAACAGAGTGCAATTCATGTCATGGCTTGTAAAGTCTGATTTATAGAAGTAAGCAAACCAGCAGTCACTCCAGTTAGTTTTCACCTCACACAGTAAAGCCACAGTGGCTGCTAGTGACACTCAATAGCTCCATCTTCTACATATTGGTCAAGCAGATTTAGCAAAAATGGAAAAGTCCATTCTTAGAAGTTTCTTAAAATTACTCTTCACAACTACTGTATGAAAACAACTACAGAGACAGTTTGGGAAGTCTTCTGGAAATACATTGTCAATGGCTGGGACGGTTAAGGGACTTGGAATATAGGCCTGGGTTTAAATCCATACGTAAACTTAATGCACTTGAACAGCTAACCGTGTGCTTAGCTATGTGGCTATTCTGACAACAGTTCAAAGCATGAACATTTACAACAGAGGCGGCCctaatgtttctgtttcttcaaggacatttttaattttagacagATCCCTGCAGCTGCTTCCTCATCTGGGACAGCACTTAGTTCTGGTCTGTTCACACACAGCTTTTCCTTTGTTATCTCAGAGCCAGTGGTAAGCGACAACCCTGGCATTCCAGATTGTCAGAAGCGGTCACACAATCTTCACAGCAACATggaggaaggcagaaggaggaaTTTATGGTGTCCACTCTACAAACTGAGAACTAAGTGCTCAGACAAACTGTCACCTGCTCAGCCCAACAGATCTACAGAATAAAGATACTAAGGCTTAAACAGGTTTTCTGATTCCAAATTTTTGTTCTtagcagagaaaaggaaaaacaagaaaaacctgTTTTGGTGACTAGTGAGGAGTAAGAAACAAGCAGCTACTATATTTCTTATGAGAGGATGGTCCTGGATCCTTCTCTTTAGGTAAAGCACAGATGGGGACATCACTAATGTGGAAATCGGAAGGGCACAGAACTGTTGAGTTTTTTAGAGGATTGCAGATTTGTTAGCTCAACCACTCTGCAAACATTTCAGTGTCTGGAAAACAAACCCTCCTGGTGTAAAGCAGCCCAACCAGGGCTACTGACCCTGTATTAGTAACTCCTATGAAACAGCTGGCTGTCGGGGCTGCAGGTAGGACGTTCTCACTCTTCCTTCATCTGCTGTACTGGTAATAAGGTCCCACCTTGATAAACTGAACTTTCACGTCTGACTTCAACCGCTCCTTCAAACTGCTCAAAATACAATGCTAATTTAAAAACACTAGATATTTGTAAATCCCCCCAAAGgctaagggaagaaggaaaggatacTGCTTGTTGTATAGTGACATTTACTGACCCTGTACTAGCTTTCTTCTTTAGTATACAATTTTGTCTATAAACTGTTCAACTCCAGGTGAGGATAAATTAGTAAATGCAGAACTCTGCCCACTGACTGACTGTCGTCATAGCGTATCATGATGGTGTCAACTGGGAACATACGTGTTCACCAGCAGAGCAGAGTGATGACAGCGATTTCTATTCATTTGTAACACCAACTGTTCAATTATCCTAGTGACTACTACAACGTGGAAAAGGTGACAATTTTTATGTCATACAGACCATATTTAAAGATACATACAGCAAAAGTCAGCAGTACAGAGTTCTATTTATAGGGGTCCAGGAGGAATCAATGCCTCCAACAGTGGACAAATACTAAAAGTCCTTACAGCAAACCATATGTTGTTAGCCTCATGGTTACTGCCTAACTGCAAAGCTGTTGAGTAATCAACCTTGTAAGCAATAACTAGACAGTCATAGGCCTTTAAAACAAATGATGTAGTGACAGCAAAGGAGAGATAAATTAATTGCTAATTCACATTGTGCTAATGTGAAGAATTAGGAAAAATTACAGAACCAGTTATTGCTTAtgctataaaaatttataaaagttccattttgattttattactcAGTTTCCCTTCATGTACCTACTTGTTATGAATTACAGAATTGATGCCACCAAGTCCTTCTATTTCCTCATGCTGCTGCTGCCTTGCAGTGATAGCCTGCAGAGAGCAACAGTCATGCAGCAAAGTATCCGTTCTTGAAATGAAATCCTTCCTTATTGAGGTTAGCTCACTGCTAACTAAGGATCTTCCTCCATGTCATCTGGGTTAGGGGCCATAATGAAATGCTTTGGGTATTCGAGATTGTGCGTGTATGCGTGTATTTCCCAGCGAGCATCATCACTTTCGTGTGTAATGTAACGTTCTCCAATTCGAGTTTCAAATTCTCTGAGGTCAAGCCAAGTCTGATAGtcctaggaaaagaaaatgattatgagccataaaataaacaatataccCACAGACCCTTCTTGTTTATAACCTCAGTTACACAACTTAAAACTCCCATTCCTAAGTTCTAACTGCAGTATTTTAAATCGGCAACATTAATCTTAAAATCTAAGGTCTATTATCAGGCTAACGCACTGAACAGCCCAGGTGAGCTGTTTAATGTTAGCTCTGCCCTTGATTTCTTACAGAATAGCTGTACAGCTTCTGCTCACTCAAGTGTGGACTTTTGGTCTTGGAACAAATGTCCGTAATAATTCATGGAGAATCCAGGCCAAACACAAAGAAAGACTTTTAGTggacattttaaagtaaaatatactgAACAGTATACtatgttaacttttaaaaatacacaaatagcTAAGTAGTTATGAAAAGCtaatgaattcattgtttctGTTCCTGGGTGTTTAACTGCCTATCGACACTGACGTGAGTGACAGGCAGTCCTTGTCCAGAAGCCCATGCCATAGCATGATAATGACTACTGAGGGCCTAGATTATCCCAAGTCAGGTGCTCAACTTGCTGCTCCTAGAGTGGTTTCATCAGCAAAGACAAACGAGAGTAGGATGCAGGTACTTTTTTTTTacctgtagccaaggatgactaaGAGATTTGTCAACACTGTAACGTTTTCTCATCTTCACTTGAAGCAAGTTGTTTATCAAATCAATTGCTAGATGAaaagcaaaattatatatatgagttTTGGGGAACTGAACCCAAACCTGTGATTCTGACAGCAGGAGAGCAGATTGACTCATGTAAAGGTGGCATGGAGAAAATCTGCTTCTCGGGTATACAGAACTGAACACACAGAAGTGACCCATAAATGCTTCCTGTAGTAAGTATGAGTGCTAACCTTTTGTTACTAAGGTGGCAGTCAGTGCGGTTACACACATTACACTGAAGCCAGCTAGCCAGGCTGATGTGTGCTACACCACAGTGTGACATGGTCTGTTGCTAACCTATGCTGTATCTATGTCCTCATCTACACAATGAAACTGTTGGGAAGATGAGACCAGCTTAATATAAAAGCTTAGCCTGTGCTCAGCACACAGGTGCTAAGTATTCATTACTATTAATTGAGGATGAACAAAATAGACTGGTTCCAGGTAGGTTTTCCTCTTGCAATGATATCACAATGCTCTCCCCTGACATGGTGTGAAAAGTGGCAGAAGTCACCCATCTACAGATATCCTCAGAATGAAGTGGAGACAGCAGCAAAAGGTCACACAGTTGGTTTTAGCAAACAGGCTAGGGGTGATTTGGTACTTACACTGACATTAGCACATTCTACTCGGTTATTTGGAGAAAATGAAATACTGCCAAACCAAGACAACCACAAAACTGTATACTGCTCACAGACTGTAAATGAAAGCCTTATCTCAATGTGCAAAGACTTTCTGTAAGTTTTCTATTAACTTCTGAGTTTCAAATTCTTCAAATCCTTATCTATTCTGTCACCAGTGTTCAGTCTGATCACTTTCAGAACTGTTTTCATCCCACTTGCTGAGTCAGAATCTAGGACATGGCCAAGTGAATGACAGGAGAGGTGTATGGACCACACTGCCTTTAAAGCTCCGACTGAGTGTGAACATCGAAACCTTCTAGTGGACCCCA contains:
- the Ndufaf7 gene encoding protein arginine methyltransferase NDUFAF7, mitochondrial isoform X1, producing MNALLRRCVARAGTPCIWRGKSFSSGNEPAESNRVTPMLRHLMYKIKSTGPITVAEYMKEVLTNPAKGYYVHHDMLGEKGDFITSPEISQIFGELLGVWFVSEWIASGKSTAFQLVELGPGRGTLTADILRVFNQLGSVLKTCDISIHLVEVSQKLSEIQALTLTEEKVPLERDAESLVYMKGVTKSGIPISWYRDLKDVPKGYSFYLAHEFFDVLPVHKFQKTPHGWREVFVDVDPQTSDKLRFVLAPCATPAEAFIQRDERREHVEVCPDAGVIIQELSQRIASTGGAALIADYGHDGTKTDTFRGFCGHQLHDVLVAPGTADLTADVDFSYLRRMAQGKVASLGPVEQRTFLKNMGVDVRLKVLLDKAREPSMKQQLLQGYDMLMNPQKMGERFNFFALLPHQRLHGGGQERNACQSEPPTSSVAGFDELVWQ
- the Ndufaf7 gene encoding protein arginine methyltransferase NDUFAF7, mitochondrial isoform X2, whose protein sequence is MNALLRRCVARAGTPCIWRGKSFSSGNEPAESNRVTPMLRHLMYKIKSTGPITVAEYMKEVLTNPAKLLGVWFVSEWIASGKSTAFQLVELGPGRGTLTADILRVFNQLGSVLKTCDISIHLVEVSQKLSEIQALTLTEEKVPLERDAESLVYMKGVTKSGIPISWYRDLKDVPKGYSFYLAHEFFDVLPVHKFQKTPHGWREVFVDVDPQTSDKLRFVLAPCATPAEAFIQRDERREHVEVCPDAGVIIQELSQRIASTGGAALIADYGHDGTKTDTFRGFCGHQLHDVLVAPGTADLTADVDFSYLRRMAQGKVASLGPVEQRTFLKNMGVDVRLKVLLDKAREPSMKQQLLQGYDMLMNPQKMGERFNFFALLPHQRLHGGGQERNACQSEPPTSSVAGFDELVWQ